From the Deltaproteobacteria bacterium genome, the window AAAGTTATCGATGATATTAAGGATTGATCCATGATTCGATCTTTACTTATAGTAATAACAAGTGTAGCGGTTACTGCATTTATGTCGTGCTATCTTATCGCCTTCTCTTTTATTCGTCCGGATGAAAACATAAGCCACAGGGTAGCCAAAATCTGGGCCAAGGTGCTTCTTGCCTTAGCCAATACCAGGGTAGAGATTATCGGTGTGGAAAATATCCTGATGGGAAAGCCGCAGATATTTATGGCCAATCATCATAGTGATTTTGATATCCTCATCGTTCTTGCTCATCTGCCCGGCCAGTTTCGGTGGATCGTTAAAAAGGAACTCTTCAATATACCCCTTTTTGGAGCAGCGATGCGAAACGCCGGATACATAGAGATCGACAGACAAAGCCATGAAAAGGCGATGATGAGCCTTGAAGAGGCAGCCCGGAAGCTCAGAGCAGGGAAATCTATAATGTCTTTTCCGGAGGGGACGAGAAGCAAAGATGAAAATATCAAGCCTTTTAAAAAGGGTATGTTTTACTTGGCTATAAAGTCAGGCGTCCCTATCGTACCGATATCCATTATAGGCTCCAGAGAAGTCATGCCCAAACGATCCTTACAAATAACACCCGGGAAAATCACCATGGTCATAGACAGGCCGATAGATGTTAGCCGATATTCCGTAGAAAACCGTCAAGAGCTCATTGACAGGGTACGAAATATCATTACCAGAAATTATGAAGAAACACGGTCTGCTAAAGCAGCATGATCTTGTGAAAAGTCGTTCATTATTATGAGCTGAAAGTAAGGAAATTGGACAACAGAAAATTAAGAGAAATCTCGGGGGTGATTTGCCTGGCATGTGCCATCTTTCTCCTGCTGTGCCTTGCTTCCTACCACCCTCAGGATCCATCCTTTACACATTTTGCAACTGACAATGTGAAGACGCATAACCTCGTAGGTTCCGTAGGATCACACACTGCCGATTCCCTCATTAGGATCTTCGGCATAGGCGCATTCGTCATTCCCCTGGTTTTTTTAATAATTTCATTCAGGTACTTCCTCGACGAATCTTTTAAAATCACTCTCGTGGGAGTTTTTGGTCTCATTGGTCTTATTTTCTCCACGTCTACCCTCCTTGCAGCAAGTATAGCCGAAGTCCAGGTCTATGGCGTCAAACTCGGTGCAGGAGGTATCCTGGGAACTGTTTCGGCAGAGTTTCTGAATGGGTACCTCAATCAGACAGGCGCCTATATCCTCCTTGTGCTCATCCTTATTATATCTCTTATTATTATGGTCGATTTATCCCTCGTGTCTCTCGGCAGGAGATCCAAAGATATTACTATCGCGTCATGGTCAGGTATGAAAATATTCACGTCTAAAAGCACAGAGATGCTGAAAGGGAAAAAGGATAGAATCGAAGAGGATAAAAAGAAAACGGTTCCCGTGATTGACGCCACAACGCTATCGATGGAAAAGACGCGACGGAAAAAGGCGGAACAGTCTCACTTTGATTTCCTGCAAAAAAACGGCGTCTTTAAACTGCCGCCGCTCTCGCTCTTAGACCAGGTTGAACGTAAGGACACGAGGATAAAGCGGGAAAGCCTCATTATGAATTCCCGGATCCTCGAAAAAAAGCTTGCCGATTTCGGCGTCGAGGGAAAGGTAGTTGAAGTCAAACCCGGTCCACTTATTACCATGTATGAACTGGAGCCCGCAGCCGGTGTAAAGATTACTAAAATCACCAACCTCTCTGACGACCTCGCTTTGGCACTCAGGGCGCCGAGCATCAGAATCATCGCCCCTATACCGGGAAAAGCAGTCATCGGCATTGAAATTCCCAATCATGAGCGGGAACCCGTACACCTGAAAGACGTTTTAGATAACGATGTTTTCCTTGAATCCCCATTCAAGCTCCCCATCGCCCTCGGAGAAGATATTGTAGGAATCCCCGTAATCACCGATCTCACCAGGATGCCCCACCTCCTGATCGCCGGCACAACAGGATCAGGAAAAAGTGTCTCTCTTAACGCCATGATCTGCAGTATTTTGTTCAAGGCTCCACCGGACGACGTTAAGTTCCTCATGATTGATCCAAAAAGACTCGAACTTTCCGCATATGAAGGGATACCACACCTCCTCCATCCGGTTGTGGTTGACCCGAAAAAAGCCTCTCAGGTTCTCAAATGGGCCGTCGAAGAAATGGAAAGGCGCTACAAGACAATCGTCGAATTAGGGGTTAAAAACATCGAGGCATATAACAGGCTTATCGAAAAAAAGCTGAAAGAAAAAACAATCCAGACGCATGGCATCAATGGAAAACGGGAAGGTGAGGGTGAAGCTTCTGTCAAACTGCCTTACATCGTCATCATCATCGATGAGCTTGCAGACCTGATGATGGTCGCCCAGAGAAACGTGGAGGAATCCCTCGCCCGTATCGCCCAGATGGCGAGAGCCGCGGGGATTCACCTGATATTAGCTACCCAGAGACCATCGGTCGATGTCATTACCGGTGTTATAAAAGCCAATTTCCCCACACGGATATCCTTTCAGGTCTCATCGAAGGTAGACTCACGGACGATCCTCGATCAGCTCGGGGCTGAAAATCTCCTGGGTTTTGGCGACATGCTCTTTATGCCCCCCGGCA encodes:
- a CDS encoding lysophospholipid acyltransferase family protein, which encodes MIRSLLIVITSVAVTAFMSCYLIAFSFIRPDENISHRVAKIWAKVLLALANTRVEIIGVENILMGKPQIFMANHHSDFDILIVLAHLPGQFRWIVKKELFNIPLFGAAMRNAGYIEIDRQSHEKAMMSLEEAARKLRAGKSIMSFPEGTRSKDENIKPFKKGMFYLAIKSGVPIVPISIIGSREVMPKRSLQITPGKITMVIDRPIDVSRYSVENRQELIDRVRNIITRNYEETRSAKAA
- a CDS encoding DNA translocase FtsK 4TM domain-containing protein, whose protein sequence is MDNRKLREISGVICLACAIFLLLCLASYHPQDPSFTHFATDNVKTHNLVGSVGSHTADSLIRIFGIGAFVIPLVFLIISFRYFLDESFKITLVGVFGLIGLIFSTSTLLAASIAEVQVYGVKLGAGGILGTVSAEFLNGYLNQTGAYILLVLILIISLIIMVDLSLVSLGRRSKDITIASWSGMKIFTSKSTEMLKGKKDRIEEDKKKTVPVIDATTLSMEKTRRKKAEQSHFDFLQKNGVFKLPPLSLLDQVERKDTRIKRESLIMNSRILEKKLADFGVEGKVVEVKPGPLITMYELEPAAGVKITKITNLSDDLALALRAPSIRIIAPIPGKAVIGIEIPNHEREPVHLKDVLDNDVFLESPFKLPIALGEDIVGIPVITDLTRMPHLLIAGTTGSGKSVSLNAMICSILFKAPPDDVKFLMIDPKRLELSAYEGIPHLLHPVVVDPKKASQVLKWAVEEMERRYKTIVELGVKNIEAYNRLIEKKLKEKTIQTHGINGKREGEGEASVKLPYIVIIIDELADLMMVAQRNVEESLARIAQMARAAGIHLILATQRPSVDVITGVIKANFPTRISFQVSSKVDSRTILDQLGAENLLGFGDMLFMPPGTSKLVRIHGPYVSDKEIEKIVDFVKKQAMPAYDESISEYHPDSTEGEKPDEDFDEKYDEAVELVTELGHASISLVQRYLKVGYNRAARMIERMEAEGIVGPSDGVKPRKVLARKIPH